One region of Haloprofundus salilacus genomic DNA includes:
- a CDS encoding DUF7576 family protein, with product MPLSEYTGRRPRGANRSVRISRAVKHHRWQPDGEPSEPCANCGIDLSLHERHVLVTLVEDDFGDAARRYLCDESCLREWVGKS from the coding sequence ATGCCACTGTCAGAGTACACCGGCCGACGGCCGCGCGGCGCGAACCGGAGCGTCCGCATCAGTCGCGCCGTCAAACACCACCGATGGCAACCGGACGGCGAACCCTCCGAACCGTGTGCCAACTGCGGCATCGACCTCTCGCTACACGAGCGACACGTTCTCGTCACGTTGGTCGAAGACGACTTCGGCGACGCCGCTCGCCGGTATCTTTGCGACGAATCCTGTCTCCGCGAGTGGGTAGGCAAGAGTTAG
- a CDS encoding universal stress protein, translating into MYERTLLPTDGSAVAQGVVSHAVGLAERYGAGLHALYVVDEQGEA; encoded by the coding sequence ATGTACGAGCGAACACTCCTACCGACCGACGGAAGCGCCGTCGCTCAGGGGGTGGTGAGCCACGCGGTCGGCCTCGCCGAGCGCTACGGCGCTGGGTTACACGCGCTGTACGTCGTCGACGAACAGGGTGAGGCGTAG